A stretch of Desulfotalea psychrophila LSv54 DNA encodes these proteins:
- a CDS encoding cytochrome c biogenesis CcdA family protein, translated as MGLQVLASEGLTFLATHLQVGYAFGAGMVSAVNPCGFVMLPVYVSLYIGATEDDYASRSFLYKILRAIGVALVLTLGFASLFGVVGFAIAYGGSYLLSFTPWIALIVGFLLMFLGLWLLLGKHVSLPFMLRLANRIGDPRKISVLGFYLFGVAYGAASTSCTLPIFLAVVMNSVATDNLAGAFAQFIIYICGVFFVLASLTMGMVVLKQGAMEKFFRRVFPYVQTISALFLLIAGGYIIYYWLTSGLLFANV; from the coding sequence ATGGGATTGCAGGTATTGGCCAGTGAGGGCTTAACTTTTCTTGCTACACATTTACAGGTGGGCTACGCCTTTGGGGCGGGAATGGTTTCGGCGGTGAACCCCTGTGGTTTTGTTATGCTCCCTGTATATGTTTCTCTCTATATTGGGGCGACGGAGGATGATTATGCCTCAAGATCATTTTTGTATAAGATCTTGCGGGCAATAGGTGTTGCCCTTGTCCTTACCCTGGGCTTTGCCTCTCTGTTTGGGGTGGTGGGCTTTGCCATTGCCTATGGTGGCTCTTATCTGTTGAGTTTTACCCCCTGGATAGCCCTGATTGTGGGATTTCTTCTAATGTTTCTTGGCTTGTGGTTACTCCTGGGAAAACATGTCTCCCTGCCCTTTATGCTGCGGCTAGCCAATAGAATTGGTGATCCACGGAAAATATCGGTGCTGGGGTTTTATCTCTTTGGGGTGGCCTATGGTGCGGCCTCCACAAGCTGTACCCTGCCTATTTTTCTTGCCGTGGTGATGAACTCTGTGGCGACGGATAATTTGGCTGGGGCCTTTGCCCAGTTTATTATCTATATCTGTGGGGTATTTTTTGTTCTGGCCTCTTTGACCATGGGCATGGTGGTTCTTAAGCAGGGAGCGATGGAGAAATTTTTTCGTAGGGTCTTTCCCTATGTGCAGACCATTTCAGCTCTGTTTTTGCTGATTGCCGGTGGCTATATTATCTATTACTGGCTCACCAGCGGTCTGCTCTTTGCAAATGTCTAA
- a CDS encoding ABC transporter substrate-binding protein, whose product MQKTLVLVLLVLLSCVHSSWAAPHKISVNQFVEHPSLDAVLLGFQDYLKENGVEAEYSVHTAQANMGTAGQIAKQMLGEDADLFLSITTPSSQACAQALSRAPEALKKPLLFTAVTNPVAAGLVKDLQHPKNNITGVADKLPLKEHLQMLLEYVPRAKRIGVLYNAGEINSKATVTELKRLAAKMNIKIVEATVSKTADVYQAANSLVGRVDLVFIPTDNTIISALESVLKVGIQNQMPIFSADVDSVKRGTVAAMGFDYYKHGRQTGAMAERIFKGTAPADIPVEFQKDLELYINLTASKKMGLTPPETLIKKASHIIK is encoded by the coding sequence ATGCAAAAAACTCTCGTCCTAGTATTACTTGTCCTACTCTCCTGCGTCCACAGTAGTTGGGCTGCTCCTCATAAAATTTCAGTAAATCAATTTGTTGAGCATCCATCTCTCGATGCGGTACTACTGGGTTTTCAGGATTATCTTAAAGAAAATGGGGTTGAAGCAGAGTATTCTGTCCATACCGCCCAGGCCAATATGGGAACAGCTGGACAAATTGCCAAACAGATGCTCGGCGAGGATGCGGATCTCTTCCTCTCCATCACCACTCCATCTTCCCAGGCCTGCGCCCAGGCCCTCTCCCGCGCCCCCGAAGCTCTGAAAAAGCCACTGCTCTTTACCGCTGTAACCAACCCGGTAGCAGCCGGACTGGTAAAAGATCTCCAGCATCCCAAAAATAATATCACCGGGGTAGCCGACAAGCTCCCACTTAAAGAACATCTACAGATGCTTCTTGAGTATGTGCCAAGAGCCAAGAGAATAGGCGTACTCTATAATGCGGGAGAGATAAATTCCAAGGCAACGGTTACAGAACTGAAAAGACTTGCCGCCAAGATGAATATCAAAATAGTTGAAGCCACTGTCTCCAAGACAGCCGATGTTTATCAGGCAGCCAATAGCCTGGTGGGACGAGTTGATCTGGTCTTTATCCCTACGGACAACACCATTATTTCCGCCCTCGAATCCGTACTCAAGGTAGGTATCCAAAATCAAATGCCTATCTTTTCCGCCGATGTTGACTCGGTGAAACGAGGTACCGTTGCGGCCATGGGCTTTGATTATTACAAGCATGGCAGGCAGACAGGTGCCATGGCAGAGCGTATCTTCAAGGGTACAGCCCCCGCAGATATCCCCGTTGAATTCCAAAAAGACCTGGAACTCTATATCAACCTAACAGCATCGAAAAAAATGGGTCTCACTCCTCCGGAAACACTCATCAAAAAAGCATCCCATATCATCAAATAA
- the folP gene encoding dihydropteroate synthase: protein MKNTPSVVPGSPIKIMGILNTTPDSFSDGGNYNSVDKALAQAEKLIADGADIIDIGGESTRPGSLPVSLAEELQRVIPVISALHAISAITISIDTTKAEVARQALLAGAHIINDISALSMDEAMVDVLQDSTADVVLMHMQGRPETMQNAPVYDNVTEEVYHYFEKRIEWLEKKGISRKRIIVDPGIGFGKTLQHNIELLKNLDFMASLGSALLLGHSRKRFLGAITGRDTGDRDLATAVTAALCASQKMDIVRVHNVAATRDALLIAEALRKKKL, encoded by the coding sequence ATGAAAAACACCCCTTCAGTAGTCCCCGGAAGTCCCATAAAGATCATGGGCATCCTTAACACCACTCCAGATTCATTTTCCGATGGCGGCAACTACAATAGCGTCGACAAGGCCTTAGCCCAGGCGGAGAAGCTCATCGCCGACGGTGCCGACATTATTGATATTGGTGGTGAATCGACCCGTCCAGGCTCTCTTCCAGTTTCGCTAGCCGAGGAGCTGCAACGGGTAATCCCTGTTATTTCTGCCCTGCACGCCATCTCTGCTATCACCATTTCCATAGATACCACCAAGGCAGAGGTTGCCCGTCAGGCTCTGCTCGCTGGTGCCCATATCATCAATGACATATCGGCCCTTTCCATGGATGAGGCAATGGTAGATGTCCTCCAAGACTCCACCGCAGATGTGGTGCTTATGCATATGCAGGGCAGGCCGGAAACCATGCAGAATGCACCGGTCTACGACAACGTCACCGAAGAGGTCTATCACTATTTTGAGAAGCGGATCGAATGGTTAGAGAAAAAAGGTATTAGCCGCAAACGAATCATCGTTGACCCGGGCATTGGCTTTGGCAAAACCCTGCAGCATAATATTGAGCTACTTAAAAATCTCGATTTTATGGCCTCCCTGGGCTCTGCCCTCCTGCTTGGTCACTCACGTAAGAGGTTCCTAGGGGCCATTACCGGTCGCGACACGGGGGACAGGGATCTGGCAACGGCTGTAACCGCGGCCCTCTGCGCCTCACAAAAAATGGATATCGTTCGGGTACATAATGTGGCCGCAACCCGGGATGCCCTCCTTATCGCCGAGGCCTTGCGTAAAAAAAAGCTGTAA
- a CDS encoding ABC transporter permease, with amino-acid sequence MTFYAALGAVEIGLAYGIMVIGVYITFRILDFPDLTVDGSLPLGAAISAVAISHGVNPYLSLLLALGAGFLAGMVTAILNTKLKILHLLASILTMIALYSINIRIMSGPNIALLGADTVFDLPTRLGIPGQWAATAVFATIGLIALLAIIWFMTTEIGQVTLATGDNPQMIRTLGVDTDKVIIFGVGLSNALVALSGALVAQNQGAADVGMGIGTIVAGLASVIIGETVFGCNTIARAFIAALLGSITYRLAIALALGLHIGDFHFNPSDLNLITAVLVIVALTAPSIKKGLIRR; translated from the coding sequence ATGACTTTCTACGCAGCCCTTGGTGCCGTTGAAATAGGCCTTGCCTACGGCATCATGGTCATTGGTGTATATATCACCTTTCGCATCCTTGATTTTCCTGATCTCACCGTTGACGGTAGCCTCCCCTTGGGGGCTGCCATTTCCGCTGTTGCCATCAGCCATGGCGTCAATCCATACCTCTCCCTACTCCTGGCCCTCGGGGCAGGATTTCTGGCAGGAATGGTCACGGCAATTCTTAATACCAAGCTGAAGATTCTCCATCTTCTTGCCTCTATTTTGACCATGATAGCCCTCTATTCAATCAACATTCGTATCATGTCCGGGCCCAACATCGCCCTACTGGGAGCAGATACCGTTTTTGATTTGCCCACCCGACTGGGTATCCCGGGCCAGTGGGCGGCAACGGCAGTTTTTGCCACCATTGGCCTCATCGCCCTGCTGGCGATTATCTGGTTCATGACAACGGAGATAGGGCAGGTAACTTTGGCCACCGGCGATAATCCACAGATGATACGTACCCTGGGCGTTGATACCGACAAGGTTATCATCTTCGGCGTTGGTCTCTCCAATGCCCTGGTGGCCCTCAGTGGTGCTCTGGTCGCCCAAAATCAAGGCGCCGCCGATGTGGGCATGGGCATTGGAACCATCGTGGCCGGTCTTGCCTCGGTTATCATTGGCGAAACAGTCTTTGGCTGTAACACAATTGCCCGAGCATTTATTGCCGCCCTTCTAGGCTCTATTACCTATCGCCTGGCCATAGCCTTGGCTTTGGGACTGCATATTGGTGATTTTCACTTTAATCCAAGTGATCTTAACCTAATAACTGCAGTTCTTGTTATCGTTGCCCTTACCGCTCCCTCCATCAAAAAAGGATTGATACGCCGGTGA
- the ftsH gene encoding ATP-dependent zinc metalloprotease FtsH, with protein MNTFYKNLSMWLVIGLTMILLFNLFNQPQPTNNKITYSDFISNVESKGISRVSITGDTITGKLQNGQSFKTIYPANDAEMMSILRKSGVDIDIKEAEKDSFFTTLFISWFPMLLLIGVWIFFMRQMQGGGKGGAMSFGKTKAKLIPEENNTVTFADVAGIDEAKEELEEIVDFLKDPSKFTDLGGNIPTGVLLSGPPGTGKTLLARAIAGEAQVPFFTISGSDFVEMFVGVGASRVRDMFAEGKKSAPCIIFIDEIDAVGRHRGAGLGGGHDEREQTLNQLLVEMDGFQSNEGVIVIAATNRPDVLDPALLRPGRFDRQVNVPVPDLKGRKKILEIYAAKTKMAPMIDLEILARGTPGFSGADLENLINEAALLAARTGKKEINLELLEKAKDKIMMGPERRSMMLNEKEKEITAYHEAGHALIAWLLPGTDPVHKVTIIPRGRALGVTMQLPVDEKYTHSKTFLENTICILFGGRIAEKIIFNEITTGAGNDIERASGLARKMVCEWGMSDELGPITYGKKEEQIFLGRDIGQDRGFSEATAQEIDAAVRNIVNKASIRVTRLLEDHKDILKKMSEELIENETLNLDDIEELIEKLRPGQYTSKKPTVVMTQKEEPVEKVPVEEPVMEEAPVEEPVVEEAPETAKAPPAEKKAPAKKAPAVAPADAPEAAREADMPANPFDKN; from the coding sequence TTGAATACTTTTTACAAAAACTTGAGCATGTGGCTGGTCATTGGTCTTACCATGATTCTGCTCTTCAACCTCTTCAATCAACCCCAACCCACGAACAACAAAATCACCTACAGCGATTTTATCTCAAACGTTGAGAGCAAGGGCATCAGTCGTGTCAGTATCACGGGTGATACCATCACAGGAAAACTACAAAACGGGCAAAGTTTTAAAACAATTTACCCAGCAAATGACGCTGAGATGATGTCAATACTACGCAAATCAGGCGTGGATATCGATATTAAAGAGGCAGAAAAAGATTCCTTTTTCACAACTCTTTTCATCTCTTGGTTCCCCATGTTGCTCCTCATCGGTGTCTGGATATTCTTTATGCGTCAGATGCAGGGTGGTGGCAAGGGCGGCGCTATGTCCTTTGGCAAAACCAAGGCCAAGCTCATCCCAGAAGAGAACAACACAGTTACCTTTGCAGATGTTGCCGGTATTGACGAGGCCAAAGAAGAACTCGAAGAGATCGTTGATTTCCTCAAAGATCCAAGCAAGTTCACTGATCTTGGCGGAAATATACCAACGGGTGTGCTCCTCTCGGGCCCTCCGGGAACAGGTAAAACCCTGCTGGCCAGAGCAATCGCCGGTGAGGCTCAGGTTCCATTTTTCACCATTTCCGGTTCCGACTTTGTTGAGATGTTTGTCGGTGTCGGTGCCTCCCGAGTTCGTGACATGTTTGCCGAGGGCAAAAAAAGTGCCCCATGTATCATCTTTATCGATGAAATTGATGCCGTAGGGCGTCACCGTGGGGCGGGACTTGGCGGTGGTCACGATGAACGTGAGCAAACCCTGAACCAACTCCTCGTTGAGATGGACGGTTTTCAAAGCAACGAAGGGGTTATTGTTATTGCGGCCACAAACCGCCCGGATGTACTTGATCCTGCCCTTCTTCGTCCAGGCCGTTTTGACCGTCAGGTAAATGTGCCCGTACCCGATCTGAAAGGACGTAAGAAAATCCTTGAGATATACGCCGCTAAAACCAAGATGGCGCCTATGATTGACCTCGAAATTCTTGCCCGAGGCACCCCTGGTTTTTCCGGTGCCGATCTTGAGAACCTGATCAACGAGGCGGCCCTTCTTGCTGCCAGAACAGGCAAAAAAGAGATCAACCTTGAGCTTCTTGAAAAGGCAAAGGATAAGATCATGATGGGGCCTGAACGACGCTCCATGATGCTTAATGAAAAAGAGAAAGAGATCACTGCCTATCATGAGGCAGGTCACGCCCTTATTGCCTGGCTCTTGCCGGGAACAGATCCGGTCCACAAGGTAACCATCATCCCCCGTGGACGAGCACTTGGGGTTACCATGCAGTTGCCGGTGGATGAAAAATACACCCACTCTAAAACATTTTTAGAGAACACCATCTGTATTCTTTTTGGTGGTCGTATTGCCGAGAAAATTATCTTTAACGAGATTACCACCGGGGCAGGCAATGATATTGAACGTGCCTCCGGCCTTGCCCGCAAGATGGTCTGCGAATGGGGTATGAGCGACGAGCTTGGTCCTATCACCTACGGTAAAAAGGAAGAGCAAATTTTCCTTGGCAGGGACATTGGTCAGGATCGTGGTTTTAGCGAAGCAACCGCCCAGGAGATTGATGCAGCCGTACGCAATATTGTTAACAAGGCATCTATAAGGGTAACAAGACTCTTAGAGGATCATAAAGATATCCTGAAGAAGATGTCCGAAGAGCTGATTGAGAACGAGACTCTCAACCTCGACGATATCGAAGAACTCATCGAAAAGTTACGTCCCGGCCAGTACACAAGCAAAAAGCCCACGGTTGTTATGACCCAAAAAGAAGAACCAGTGGAGAAGGTACCGGTGGAAGAGCCGGTGATGGAAGAAGCGCCAGTGGAGGAACCAGTGGTGGAGGAAGCACCGGAAACGGCCAAAGCACCTCCTGCTGAAAAGAAGGCTCCGGCCAAGAAGGCTCCAGCTGTAGCCCCGGCTGACGCCCCCGAAGCTGCACGGGAAGCGGATATGCCAGCTAACCCCTTTGACAAAAACTAG